In Primulina huaijiensis isolate GDHJ02 chromosome 4, ASM1229523v2, whole genome shotgun sequence, a genomic segment contains:
- the LOC140975118 gene encoding E3 ubiquitin-protein ligase RZF1-like encodes MSLNPPNEGVPGAGNFQLYWCYQCHRMVRIAYDDPSNILCPRCFGQFLYQIDVGRPRPVLEFTSFDPSPEARILEALSLMLNQPNRAEVSDLERIGVSEGGRRRYRDMEDARIGVQNGERRRHRDTEDARNRNWLWPRRRNSMFDEDIDGWGPESGILARPRTWIILRPARPDPNRERLLPNALDPGNYFSGPGWQELVEELTQNDRTGPLPAPESTIEAIPTVKITPSHLQTGKECPVCKEELKIAMEARELPCNHVYHSDCIVPWLRLHNSCPVCRLEVSVPRGSDGTQTDGLQNVRGTQNEGGRTQRCWRLRQLASNLWPFRSRHRQL; translated from the coding sequence ATGTCTTTGAATCCTCCAAATGAGGGAGTTCCCGGTGCAGGGAACTTCCAGCTCTATTGGTGTTACCAATGTCATCGGATGGTTAGGATCGCATATGACGACCCCTCCAACATCCTTTGCCCTCGATGCTTCGGCCAGTTCCTGTATCAAATCGACGTTGGGAGGCCTAGGCCAGTTCTTGAATTCACTTCATTTGACCCTTCGCCGGAGGCAAGGATTTTAGAAGCACTTTCCCTCATGTTGAATCAACCTAATAGAGCAGAGGTTAGTGATTTGGAACGAATAGGGGTATCAGAAGGGGGACGACGTAGATACAGAGACATGGAAGATGCTAGAATTGGGGTCCAAAATGGGGAACGACGTCGCCATAGGGACACGGAAGATGCCAGAAACCGAAACTGGCTATGGCCCAGGAGAAGAAACTCTATGTTTGATGAAGATATTGATGGTTGGGGTCCGGAGAGTGGGATTCTGGCCAGGCCTAGAACCTGGATCATCCTTCGGCCAGCTCGCCCGGATCCTAACAGGGAGAGGCTACTCCCGAATGCGTTGGATCCAGGAAACTACTTTTCGGGACCAGGATGGCAAGAACTAGTTGAGGAACTGACCCAAAACGACAGGACTGGCCCACTACCAGCTCCCGAATCGACAATAGAAGCCATTCCTACGGTAAAAATTACTCCATCCCATCTGCAAACGGGCAAAGAATGCCCAGTTTGCAAAGAGGAACTGAAAATTGCAATGGAAGCAAGGGAGCTGCCGTGCAACCATGTGTACCATTCGGATTGCATCGTCCCTTGGCTCCGGCTCCACAATTCTTGCCCTGTCTGCCGTCTTGAAGTGTCGGTGCCACGTGGTTCGGATGGCACCCAAACAGATGGATTGCAAAATGTGCGAGGCACGCAAAATGAAGGAGGCAGGACACAAAGGTGCTGGCGGCTTAGGCAATTAGCGTCCAACTTGTGGCCCTTTCGATCCAGACATCGGCAACTTTAA
- the LOC140975119 gene encoding uncharacterized protein produces the protein MMEGQKSQAKLTRTNSSLLRSSPTIRSSIQSLSSVSEISPDQEMEDLEEQKPHSKPCSPPVRPGMKSGTGSLAPVLAIIVLSAYTLFAFSYRDDIPASENLLLVLIFVAILLFLVSRNRAFIRHNFTIFKHLCDEYGKRVGFSCFASKSQSKPVQWFIGESNFEETEMKLCEKEKIVIEGVEFYSNGDFYEGEFHKGKCNGSGVYNYFVNGRYEGDWVDGRYDGYGIESWAKGSRYRGQYRLGLRHGFGVYKFYTGDTYAGEWCNGQSNGVGEQACADGSCYIGEFKCGVKHGLGRYHFRNGDRYAGEYFNDKIHGFGVYHFANGHRYEGSWHEGRKQGYGMYTFRNSETKCGEWDGGNLKIPLSPLTDAVFRAVQAARRTAENAVHLRCVDEQVNKAVISANRAATAARVAAVKAVQNRIDGKFCETNF, from the exons ATGATGGAGGGTCAGAAGAGCCAGGCGAAGCTTACGAGAACGAATTCTTCACTCCTCAGGTCGTCTCCGACCATCAGATCGTCGATTCAGAGCTTGTCTTCGGTGAGCGAGATCTCGCCTGACCAAGAAATGGAGGATCTCGAAGAGCAGAAGCCACACAGCAAGCCCTGCTCCCCGCCGGTTCGGCCGGGTATGAAGTCTGGAACGGGTAGCTTGGCTCCGGTTCTCGCTATCATCGTGCTCTCTGCTTACACGCTTTTCGCCTTCTCGTACAGGGACGACATCCCCGCCTCGGAGAATTTACTGCTGGTCCTGATTTTTGTTGCGATTTTACTGTTCCTCGTGTCGAGGAACAGAGCGTTCATTCGCCATAATTTTACCATTTTCAAGCACTTGTGTGATGAGTATGGTAAAAGAGTTGGCTTTTCTTGTTTTGCCTCCAAAAGCCAGTCAAAACCAGTGCAATGGTTCATTGGAGAGTCGAACTTTGAGGAAACGGAGATGAAGCTTTGCGAAAAGGAGAAAATTGTTATTGAAGGTGTGGAATTTTACAGCAACGGGGATTTCTATGAAGGGGAATTTCACAAGGGGAAGTGCAACGGCAGCGGAGTGTACAATTACTTTGTCAATGGGAGATATGAAGGGGACTGGGTTGATGGGAGATATGATGGATATGGAATTGAGAGTTGGGCGAAGGGGAGCAGATACAGAGGACAGTACAGGCTTGGATTGAGGCATGGCTTTGGAGTTTATAAGTTTTACACTGGGGATACTTATGCTGGAGAGTGGTGTAATGGTCAGAGTAATGGAGTTGGAGAGCAGGCTTGTGCAGATGGGAGCTGTTACATTGGGGAATTCAAGTGTGGGGTTAAACATGGCCTTGGCCGTTACCATTTCAG AAATGGAGATAGATATGCCGGAGAATATTTTAATGACAAAATCCACGGTTTTGGGGTCTATCACTTTGCCAATGGTCATCGTTATGAAGGTTCATGGCACGAAGGCCGCAAGCAAGGTTATGGCATGTATACCTTCCGAAATAGTGAGACCAAATGTGGTGAATGGGATGGTGGCAATTTAAAGATTCCCCTTTCCCCTTTAACTGATGCAGTTTTTCGAGCAGTTCAG GCTGCTAGAAGAACCGCAGAAAACGCGGTTCACCTCCGATGTGTGGATGAACAAGTGAACAAGGCCGTGATTTCTGCAAACAGGGCTGCCACTGCTGCAAGAGTTGCTGCTGTCAAAGCTGTTCAGAATAGGATTGATGGAAAATTTTGCGAAACTAACTTTTAG
- the LOC140975890 gene encoding uncharacterized protein codes for MDGKGEVKQLEECSVSNALGTWVFSVAGALLAIPVGIKRKSLAPLVFFGTTGTMLDIIMGISACEREHAERQMKLLEEAQNAENAGAET; via the exons ATGGATGGGAAAGGGGAGGTTAAACAGCTCGAGGAATGTTCGGTTTCAAA TGCACTGGGCACATGGGTTTTCTCCGTAGCTGGTGCCTTGCTTGCTATCCCCGTGGGAATAAAACGGAAATCTTTGGCACCACTTGTATTTTTTGGCACAACCGGCACCATGCTCGACATAATCATGGGAATCAGCGCCTGTGAAAGAGAACACGCTGAACGGCAGATGAAGCTTCTGGAGGAAGCACAAAATGCAGAGAATGCTGGGGCTGAAACATGA